Below is a window of Halomicrobium mukohataei DSM 12286 DNA.
GGCCGGAACTTCGAGGAGTACGTCGCGAACGCCAACGGGACGCTCCTCACGATCGCACAGATCGAGACCGAGGAGGGACTGGAAAACGCCGCCGAGATCGCCGCCGTCGACGGCGTCGACGCCCTGTTCGTCGGCCCCGCAGACCTCTCGGGGGCGCTGGGGAAGTTCGCGGAGTGGGACTCCCAGTCGCTCACGACGGCCATGGCGTCGGTCATCGAGGCCGGGAACGACGCGGACGTTCCGGTCGGGACGCTGGTCACCGACCTCGACGACATCGACACACGGGTAGAGCAGGGCCACGACTTCCTCATCGCCGGGAAAGACGTCGCACTGCTGATGGACGGCGTCGACGAAGCCATCGACCGATACGACGACGCCTTCGCGGAGACGACGCCGGCCGAACAGGACTAACGGTCGGCGCGCTCGAACGTCGGCGTTCGAGGCGGACAGCGTCGGACTAGCTGTACCAGCGCTCGATCTCGATCGTCTTGTCCGTGTAGAAGGCGACGGCGTCCTCGCCCTGCGCGTGGAGATCACCGAAGAACGACTCCTTCGTGCCCCCGAAGTGGAAGAACCCCATCGGCGCGCAGACGCCGACGTTGACGCCGATGTTGCCGGCGTCGACCTCGTATCGGTACTGGCGTGCCTCGCCGCCGTCCTCGGTGAAGATCGAGGAGGCGTTGCCGTACTCCGTGCCGTTGACCATCTCGATG
It encodes the following:
- a CDS encoding HpcH/HpaI aldolase family protein — translated: MTHVKDAIEAGESPLGTWISVGHPTITEAIAQLDIDFLLVDMEHTTMSLETVESIARSVDAADGETETVVRVPWNDPVRLKRVVDIGVAGVMVPMVGTAEEARELVRAVRYPPDGIRGIAGSRATEYGRNFEEYVANANGTLLTIAQIETEEGLENAAEIAAVDGVDALFVGPADLSGALGKFAEWDSQSLTTAMASVIEAGNDADVPVGTLVTDLDDIDTRVEQGHDFLIAGKDVALLMDGVDEAIDRYDDAFAETTPAEQD